A genomic region of Runella rosea contains the following coding sequences:
- a CDS encoding DNA topoisomerase IV subunit B encodes MAEEVKYDESSIRSLDWKEHIRLRPGMYIGKLGDGSAADDGIYVLVKEIIDNSIDEHTMGHGKAIEIKIMDHRVEVRDYGRGIPLGKLVDCVSKINTGGKYDSGAFQKSVGLNGVGTKAVNALSSYFKVQSFREGKTRWVEFRKGEITTESAEEATTQRNGTHMIFEPDNTIFKNYHYIPQFLENLIWNYCYLNAGLTINFNGQKFFSQNGLLDLLRNKTDEDAIRYPIIHLKGNDIEIALTHGNQYGEEYYSFVNGQYTTQGGTHLAAFRQSLVDTVREHFNKDYAVEDVRASIIAAVSVRVQEPVFESQTKTKLGSNNISPDSNSPTIRTFVNDFLKAKLDNFLHMNPSVREAMKKRIEQSERERKELAGIKKLANDRAKKANLHNKKLRDCRNHLPDVKSEDRYETTLFITEGDSASGSITKSRNVQTQAVFSLRGKPLNCFGMTKKVVYENEEFNLLQHALDIEDGLDNLRYNRIVIATDADVDGMHIRLLMLTFFLQFFPDLVRNGHVYILQTPLFRVRNPRNHKETIYCYSDDERLKAIKKLGGGKKVEITRFKGLGEISPDEFGRFIGENMRIEPVILDKEATIPKLLSYYMGKNTPDRQRFIIDNLRVEKDILEEEPVAEVA; translated from the coding sequence ATGGCAGAAGAAGTAAAGTACGACGAAAGCAGTATTAGATCTCTTGATTGGAAAGAACATATTCGGCTCCGTCCGGGAATGTATATTGGAAAACTCGGCGATGGTTCCGCCGCAGATGATGGCATATACGTGTTGGTAAAAGAAATCATCGACAACTCCATTGATGAGCACACCATGGGCCACGGAAAAGCAATAGAAATAAAAATCATGGACCACCGTGTTGAGGTTCGAGATTATGGTCGGGGCATTCCTTTGGGAAAATTGGTTGATTGTGTTTCTAAAATCAATACAGGAGGGAAATACGATTCAGGTGCCTTCCAAAAATCGGTCGGGCTTAATGGCGTAGGTACCAAAGCGGTGAATGCTCTCTCCAGTTATTTCAAAGTTCAGTCGTTTCGGGAGGGAAAAACCCGGTGGGTTGAATTCCGTAAAGGAGAAATAACCACTGAATCAGCAGAAGAAGCTACAACCCAACGCAATGGCACGCACATGATTTTTGAGCCTGATAATACCATTTTCAAAAACTACCACTATATCCCACAGTTTCTTGAAAACCTGATTTGGAATTACTGCTATTTGAATGCTGGGTTAACCATTAATTTTAACGGGCAAAAGTTTTTTTCTCAAAACGGGCTATTAGACCTTTTGCGAAACAAAACCGACGAAGATGCTATTCGGTATCCCATCATTCATCTGAAAGGCAATGATATTGAGATTGCCCTCACGCATGGCAACCAATACGGGGAGGAATATTATTCCTTCGTCAATGGCCAGTATACCACACAGGGCGGCACGCACTTAGCGGCTTTTCGTCAATCGCTCGTCGATACTGTCCGCGAGCACTTTAATAAAGATTATGCGGTAGAGGATGTCCGGGCGTCCATCATTGCGGCCGTCAGTGTGCGAGTTCAGGAACCAGTATTTGAATCACAAACTAAAACAAAACTGGGATCTAATAATATCTCTCCCGATTCCAACAGCCCAACCATTCGTACGTTTGTCAATGATTTTTTGAAAGCGAAGTTGGACAATTTTCTGCACATGAACCCCTCGGTGCGGGAAGCCATGAAAAAGCGAATTGAACAATCGGAACGTGAACGTAAGGAATTGGCAGGGATTAAAAAACTGGCTAATGACCGCGCCAAAAAGGCCAATTTGCACAACAAAAAACTTCGCGATTGCCGCAATCACCTTCCTGATGTAAAATCCGAAGACCGCTACGAAACCACCCTTTTTATCACCGAAGGAGACTCGGCCAGCGGCTCGATTACCAAATCCCGGAACGTACAAACGCAAGCCGTATTCAGCTTGCGTGGAAAGCCGCTCAACTGCTTCGGAATGACGAAAAAAGTGGTGTATGAAAACGAGGAGTTTAACCTCCTCCAACACGCACTCGACATTGAAGACGGTCTTGATAACTTACGCTACAACCGCATTGTGATTGCCACCGATGCCGACGTAGACGGGATGCACATTCGTTTGCTGATGTTGACATTCTTCCTGCAATTTTTCCCCGATTTGGTACGTAATGGCCATGTGTATATTTTGCAAACGCCTTTATTTCGAGTACGCAATCCGCGCAATCACAAAGAAACCATTTACTGCTACAGTGATGATGAGCGGCTGAAAGCCATCAAAAAACTCGGCGGTGGCAAAAAAGTGGAGATTACACGATTTAAAGGCCTGGGTGAGATTTCTCCTGATGAATTCGGTCGGTTTATCGGAGAAAATATGCGTATTGAGCCCGTTATTTTGGACAAAGAAGCCACCATTCCCAAATTACTGAGTTATTATATGGGCAAAAATACGCCTGATCGTCAGCGATTTATCATTGACAACCTGCGGGTAGAAAAAGATATTCTAGAAGAGGAACCCGTAGCAGAGGTAGCATAA
- a CDS encoding DMT family protein yields MRTTLLLFLSNLFMTTAWYWHLKYKETSLWKVILISWLIAFFEYCIAVPANRIGSYEFNAFELKTIQEVVSLTVFVGFAVIYLKEEVRWNYLVGFGFIVLAVFFIFKKW; encoded by the coding sequence ATGCGTACCACATTATTGCTGTTTTTATCAAACCTGTTTATGACTACGGCTTGGTATTGGCATTTAAAATATAAAGAAACCTCCCTCTGGAAAGTAATTTTGATTAGTTGGCTCATTGCGTTTTTTGAATATTGTATCGCCGTTCCTGCCAACCGGATTGGGTCGTATGAATTCAATGCTTTTGAGCTAAAAACCATTCAAGAGGTAGTCAGCTTAACCGTTTTTGTAGGTTTTGCCGTTATTTACCTTAAAGAAGAAGTGCGGTGGAATTATTTAGTGGGCTTTGGCTTCATTGTTCTGGCCGTCTTTTTTATTTTCAAAAAATGGTAA
- a CDS encoding DUF1800 domain-containing protein, producing the protein MPVWDISNAKHLLSRCLFGYSRKDLEQALSYPTLEEFVEKSLLASLPLPTPPGDWVNENPVANNGTADGDRYRSMTYWWYNQQLGEKLNMREKMVLFWHNHFVSERDKVNFPQHMYRQNTLFRRSAWANFRQLTKEVTIDPAMLIYLDGRLSSGNTPNENYARELMELFTLGIGNYTETDVKQAALALTGWQVNGLNATFNPNRFSNNTKTFLGKTGNFTYGDIVDIILEKPEAAEFICRKLYKEFIFYKPNETFVKQMADIFRKNNYEIRPVLSFMLTNDEFYKTDYKGAKIKSPMETTIGILKAFDMTPAQINPTADWAYVYTQSQALQQQLFLPPSVQGWVGQRDWINSTTFVVRGGFSDNVVNMMGNARAVQFKNISAPVDYARSYKTSEDAVKFVDEVVTLFLQFPLSAQKKDALVRTLLGGTILANWSTSTPGADVQLKVFFKAIMRLPEFQLA; encoded by the coding sequence ATGCCTGTTTGGGATATATCAAACGCTAAACATCTGCTTTCTCGGTGTTTATTTGGCTATTCTCGCAAAGATTTGGAGCAAGCGTTATCTTATCCAACGCTTGAGGAGTTTGTGGAGAAATCCCTTTTAGCTTCGCTTCCACTCCCCACTCCTCCTGGTGATTGGGTCAACGAAAACCCCGTCGCCAACAATGGCACCGCCGACGGCGATCGCTATCGAAGTATGACCTATTGGTGGTACAATCAACAACTGGGGGAAAAGCTAAATATGCGCGAAAAAATGGTGTTGTTTTGGCATAATCATTTTGTTTCAGAGCGTGACAAGGTAAATTTTCCCCAGCACATGTACCGACAAAATACACTTTTTAGGCGCAGTGCATGGGCAAACTTCAGGCAACTGACCAAAGAAGTCACCATTGACCCTGCCATGCTAATTTATTTGGACGGCCGACTGAGCAGCGGCAACACCCCCAACGAAAACTACGCTCGTGAATTGATGGAGCTGTTTACGTTAGGAATTGGCAATTATACGGAAACCGACGTAAAACAAGCCGCTTTGGCACTTACTGGTTGGCAGGTGAACGGTTTAAATGCCACCTTCAACCCCAACCGTTTTTCGAACAATACGAAGACTTTTTTGGGTAAAACAGGCAATTTCACCTACGGCGATATTGTCGACATTATTTTGGAAAAACCCGAAGCGGCCGAGTTTATATGCCGGAAGCTCTACAAAGAATTCATTTTCTATAAGCCCAACGAAACTTTTGTGAAGCAAATGGCCGATATTTTTCGTAAAAACAACTACGAAATCCGTCCAGTCCTATCTTTCATGCTTACCAACGACGAGTTTTATAAAACTGATTACAAAGGCGCAAAAATCAAAAGCCCCATGGAGACGACCATTGGTATTTTAAAGGCTTTTGACATGACCCCCGCACAAATAAACCCTACCGCCGACTGGGCATATGTATATACGCAATCACAGGCGCTGCAACAGCAACTCTTTTTGCCTCCGAGCGTTCAGGGATGGGTGGGCCAGCGCGACTGGATTAACTCCACAACGTTTGTTGTAAGAGGAGGTTTTTCTGACAATGTAGTCAATATGATGGGTAATGCGCGAGCGGTCCAATTCAAAAACATAAGTGCGCCCGTTGATTATGCCCGCTCATACAAAACCTCCGAAGATGCGGTAAAATTTGTAGACGAAGTCGTGACGCTCTTTTTACAATTTCCACTCAGTGCGCAGAAAAAAGACGCACTCGTAAGAACACTCCTCGGCGGTACTATTTTGGCCAATTGGTCTACTAGCACGCCAGGAGCTGATGTTCAACTCAAAGTTTTTTTTAAAGCTATAATGCGGCTCCCTGAGTTTCAACTTGCCTAG
- the gldG gene encoding gliding motility-associated ABC transporter substrate-binding protein GldG, which translates to MKQRIVKIAVFLIALMGLNVLASFVFFRWDLTEEKRYSISDATKRLLQNLDGQVVVKVYLTGDFPAGFERLERAVQETLESFSDYAGANIAYRFIEPNDPKLQEELTQKGLIPTNLFANEDGKRTERLVFPGAMLVYEGKEYPVQLLKGNQSASPEERLNQSYEGVEFELASAIRRLTLKEHKRIGILVGHTKVPPPRFSDLLATLQQNYDLYFDVQNPDSWEKGDLLIIPKPDLPFTEDEKYRLDQFVMRGGKLVLFADGARVDSVSLEGTFAQPSALNLDDLLFKYGCRINQNLVKDLSCALLPLNVGNMGDKPQIKPMPWRFFPLINNFGKHPIVRNLDAIYTRFPSSIDTVDAPGIVKTPLLLTSQYTKLLKAPALVAYNEARQQPDPREYNAGVKNVALLLEGSFSSLYNNRLLPNDPRMSSFVGQGKPAKILVVSDGDMLVNDIDYARDAPFPLGYDRLSGKTFANKDFVLYAIDYLMDSEGLITARNKQVTLRPLDKIRLKEERTQWQLLNLLAPLVLIGLLGGVWQWTRKRKYATG; encoded by the coding sequence ATGAAACAACGAATTGTAAAAATCGCGGTCTTTCTGATTGCACTTATGGGGCTGAACGTATTAGCCTCGTTTGTCTTTTTTCGGTGGGATTTGACGGAAGAAAAACGGTATTCCATTTCGGATGCTACCAAACGATTGCTCCAAAATCTGGATGGACAGGTGGTGGTAAAAGTCTATTTGACGGGTGATTTTCCGGCTGGATTTGAACGGCTTGAACGCGCGGTTCAAGAAACCCTTGAGTCGTTTTCTGATTATGCAGGGGCCAATATCGCCTACCGTTTTATTGAACCCAACGACCCAAAATTACAGGAAGAGCTAACGCAGAAAGGGCTTATTCCAACCAATTTATTTGCCAATGAAGACGGGAAACGCACGGAGCGATTGGTATTTCCGGGAGCTATGCTTGTATATGAAGGCAAAGAATATCCTGTACAATTGTTGAAGGGAAATCAATCTGCTTCCCCAGAAGAACGGCTGAATCAGTCGTATGAAGGAGTGGAGTTTGAACTGGCTTCGGCCATTCGTCGGCTGACGCTTAAAGAACACAAACGCATTGGTATTTTGGTGGGGCATACCAAAGTGCCACCGCCGCGTTTTTCGGATTTGTTGGCTACACTCCAACAAAACTATGACTTGTACTTCGACGTTCAGAATCCTGATTCTTGGGAAAAAGGCGATTTACTTATCATTCCCAAACCCGATTTGCCCTTTACGGAAGATGAAAAATACCGACTTGACCAATTTGTGATGCGGGGTGGAAAATTAGTGCTTTTTGCCGACGGGGCGCGGGTCGACAGTGTCAGTTTGGAAGGTACATTTGCTCAGCCCTCGGCGCTGAATTTGGATGATTTGCTGTTTAAATACGGATGCCGTATCAATCAAAATCTTGTCAAAGACCTCAGCTGTGCCTTGCTTCCGCTCAATGTGGGCAACATGGGCGACAAACCTCAGATTAAACCCATGCCGTGGCGTTTTTTTCCGTTGATTAATAATTTTGGCAAACACCCGATTGTCCGAAATTTAGATGCCATTTACACACGTTTTCCCAGCAGCATTGATACCGTTGATGCGCCCGGCATTGTCAAAACACCGCTTTTGCTTACTTCCCAGTATACCAAGCTTCTAAAAGCGCCCGCGTTGGTGGCCTACAACGAAGCGCGCCAACAACCAGACCCGAGAGAATACAATGCGGGCGTAAAAAATGTAGCTCTGCTATTGGAAGGGTCTTTCTCATCACTTTACAATAATCGCCTTCTTCCCAACGACCCGCGCATGAGTTCTTTTGTGGGACAAGGAAAACCCGCCAAAATATTGGTCGTTTCTGACGGCGATATGTTGGTCAATGACATTGATTACGCCCGGGATGCGCCTTTTCCGCTGGGGTATGACCGTTTGTCGGGAAAAACTTTTGCCAACAAAGATTTTGTATTGTACGCTATTGATTACCTGATGGATTCGGAAGGATTGATTACGGCACGAAATAAGCAGGTAACGCTGCGTCCGTTGGATAAAATCAGGTTGAAGGAAGAGCGCACCCAATGGCAATTGCTTAATCTATTGGCTCCTTTGGTGCTAATCGGACTTCTGGGGGGAGTTTGGCAATGGACTCGGAAACGCAAATACGCCACGGGATAA
- a CDS encoding polysaccharide biosynthesis/export family protein yields the protein MSINAQTPAGAGSTSSGSAGAPAQGQPSATNAGNTPTAAQQSAINNAMSKKAEQPKDPQAPVNPTETKTKTDTVALDPEEAYRQAQLVKLRRKIFGTQLFTNPKVSFAPSENIATPRDYTIGPGDELTAYIYGYSQSQIEMVVNSDGFAFIKPIGTVQLSGRTIEQAQKELITRLAPYYNNLGTPGNSSASTFLQIRLSRIRTIRVTVLGEVATPGTYNVSSLSSALNALYLTGGPNELGSFRQIQVVRRNKTIATLDLYELLMNGTLNSDIRLQDNDVIQVGVYNKRVEIKGNVKRPGIYELLPTETISKVLEYAGGFTDNAYTDRLKVLGLTTKERRIIDVKTTEFDKYIPKNGDEISAEMLLARFENMVVINGAVFRPGQYSLDQNKSLLELIKSAEGLTGEAFTGRVNIIRTRDDLSVENISINLADMINGKTDDLLLRREDQVIIPSKFELREAAFINIRGEVNQGPAVGLPYTANLTLEDAIIRAGGFKESAANSQVEVVRRRRDVNVQSVSAQIADIFTFDVNRDLTIDGNDSRFVLEPYDEILVRSASNYQPQTFVTVQGEVVNPGMHGIKSKDEKLSDLLVRAGGLTAQAYVNGATLLRKVTLSDEELEQRNKAVAEISDDAKKGQFVGGEIDKNKEEAIGIDLKRILQNPGGREDIILQDGDIIDIPKRLETVRLQGELLFPTTVKFRNGSSFMDYVSQGGGFTRTSLKRKSYVIYPNGSVDRTRKFLFFNIYPKVEPGSEIHVPQRTQSDLVEAQRAIQSVIGISSTLMTLITTVIAFRFLGNQ from the coding sequence ATGAGCATAAACGCCCAAACCCCCGCGGGGGCAGGCTCAACTTCAAGCGGTTCGGCGGGCGCTCCAGCACAAGGGCAACCTTCGGCCACCAATGCTGGCAATACCCCGACAGCTGCTCAACAAAGTGCAATCAATAATGCTATGTCTAAAAAGGCAGAGCAGCCTAAAGACCCCCAAGCTCCCGTGAATCCGACGGAAACAAAAACAAAAACGGATACGGTGGCATTAGATCCCGAAGAGGCTTATCGGCAGGCACAGTTGGTTAAATTGCGCCGTAAAATATTTGGTACGCAGCTTTTTACCAATCCCAAAGTAAGCTTTGCCCCCTCTGAAAATATTGCCACTCCGCGCGATTATACCATTGGGCCAGGAGATGAGCTGACTGCCTATATTTATGGGTACTCACAATCACAAATTGAAATGGTGGTGAACTCGGACGGATTTGCGTTCATAAAACCCATCGGAACGGTTCAGTTGAGTGGGCGTACCATTGAACAGGCTCAGAAAGAGTTGATTACTCGATTGGCTCCTTACTACAACAACTTGGGTACGCCTGGAAACAGTAGTGCAAGTACGTTCCTTCAAATTCGTTTGAGTCGAATCCGAACCATCCGGGTAACTGTTTTGGGTGAGGTAGCCACACCTGGTACTTATAATGTATCTTCTTTGTCGTCGGCACTTAATGCCCTTTATTTGACGGGCGGCCCTAATGAGCTGGGTTCGTTTCGTCAAATTCAAGTAGTTCGCAGAAATAAGACCATCGCTACCCTTGATTTGTACGAATTATTGATGAACGGCACATTGAATAGCGACATTCGTCTTCAGGACAATGACGTTATTCAGGTAGGTGTTTATAACAAACGTGTTGAAATAAAAGGCAATGTAAAACGCCCAGGTATTTATGAGTTGCTTCCAACTGAAACCATTAGTAAGGTGCTGGAATACGCGGGTGGATTTACTGACAACGCCTATACGGATCGTTTAAAAGTCTTGGGACTTACGACCAAAGAGCGCAGAATAATTGATGTGAAAACAACCGAATTTGACAAGTATATTCCAAAGAACGGGGATGAAATAAGCGCCGAGATGTTGCTGGCTCGTTTTGAAAACATGGTTGTGATCAACGGCGCGGTTTTTCGGCCTGGTCAGTACTCATTGGATCAAAACAAATCGTTGCTTGAACTAATTAAAAGCGCCGAGGGGCTAACAGGAGAGGCATTTACGGGACGGGTTAATATTATCCGTACCAGAGACGACCTGTCGGTAGAGAATATTTCCATCAATTTAGCCGATATGATTAATGGCAAAACCGATGACTTACTTTTAAGACGTGAAGACCAAGTGATTATTCCTTCCAAATTTGAATTGCGGGAGGCGGCTTTCATCAATATTAGAGGAGAAGTAAATCAAGGCCCAGCCGTGGGATTGCCTTACACAGCAAATTTAACCTTAGAAGACGCCATCATCAGAGCGGGTGGATTTAAGGAATCGGCGGCAAATTCGCAGGTAGAGGTTGTGCGTCGCCGTCGGGATGTCAATGTACAATCTGTTTCAGCTCAAATTGCGGATATTTTTACTTTCGACGTAAACCGTGATTTGACAATTGATGGAAACGATAGTCGTTTTGTCTTGGAGCCTTATGACGAGATTTTAGTTAGATCAGCTTCTAATTATCAACCTCAAACTTTTGTTACGGTTCAGGGTGAAGTAGTAAATCCAGGAATGCATGGTATCAAGAGTAAAGATGAAAAATTATCAGATTTGCTCGTGCGGGCGGGTGGCTTAACCGCTCAGGCGTATGTTAACGGAGCTACGCTGTTACGGAAAGTAACCCTGAGCGATGAAGAATTAGAACAACGCAATAAGGCCGTTGCTGAGATTTCGGATGATGCAAAGAAAGGCCAATTTGTAGGTGGCGAAATTGATAAAAATAAAGAAGAAGCCATTGGGATTGATTTGAAACGGATTTTGCAAAATCCTGGTGGAAGAGAAGACATTATCTTACAAGATGGTGATATAATTGATATTCCAAAACGACTAGAAACCGTACGTCTACAGGGTGAATTATTATTCCCAACTACGGTTAAGTTTCGGAATGGCAGTTCATTCATGGACTATGTGTCGCAGGGAGGAGGGTTTACACGTACTTCCCTAAAAAGAAAATCATACGTGATTTACCCTAATGGATCGGTTGACAGAACGCGTAAATTCCTTTTCTTTAATATTTATCCTAAAGTTGAACCAGGTTCAGAGATTCATGTTCCGCAAAGAACTCAGTCTGATTTGGTTGAAGCACAACGTGCTATTCAATCGGTTATTGGTATATCTTCTACATTAATGACCTTAATTACGACAGTAATAGCTTTTAGATTTTTGGGTAATCAATAA
- a CDS encoding copper homeostasis protein CutC, which produces MQVEVCAFSIESCLNAQRAGAHRVELCGGLYEGGTTPSYGLIQRARSVLSIQLYVMIRPRGGDFCYDEEELEVMRMDILAAKKSGADGVVFGLLKPNGQVDIEQTKALVALAKPMGVTFHRAFDVASDPLEALEAIIETGAERILTSGQQNLAIEGKELIAQLVEKSSGRIEIMAGSGVNADNAVLLAKTGANALHLTGKAVRQGAMTYHKSGVSMASVLPTDEHEIIYTNEANIKGLIRRLGEEKVNF; this is translated from the coding sequence ATGCAAGTTGAAGTTTGTGCTTTTTCGATAGAATCTTGTTTAAACGCCCAAAGAGCGGGGGCGCATCGAGTAGAGTTGTGTGGAGGCCTATATGAGGGCGGAACCACGCCAAGCTATGGGCTGATTCAACGGGCTCGGTCTGTGCTTTCCATTCAACTTTACGTCATGATTCGTCCGCGTGGGGGAGATTTTTGTTATGATGAAGAAGAGCTTGAAGTAATGCGAATGGATATCCTAGCTGCCAAAAAAAGCGGCGCCGACGGTGTAGTGTTTGGATTGTTAAAGCCCAACGGACAAGTAGATATTGAACAAACAAAAGCATTGGTTGCCTTGGCTAAGCCCATGGGCGTAACTTTTCACCGGGCTTTTGATGTGGCTTCCGATCCTTTGGAGGCATTAGAGGCGATTATTGAAACGGGGGCCGAGCGTATATTGACTTCGGGTCAACAAAATTTGGCGATAGAAGGCAAGGAGTTAATCGCTCAACTCGTAGAAAAATCAAGCGGAAGAATAGAAATAATGGCGGGGAGTGGCGTAAATGCCGACAATGCTGTACTTTTAGCTAAGACAGGAGCAAATGCTTTACATTTAACAGGTAAAGCTGTCAGACAAGGAGCAATGACTTATCACAAATCAGGGGTAAGTATGGCCTCTGTTTTACCAACCGATGAACACGAAATTATCTATACAAACGAGGCGAATATTAAGGGGTTAATCAGACGGTTAGGTGAAGAAAAAGTTAATTTTTAA
- the nagB gene encoding glucosamine-6-phosphate deaminase has translation MITEPLMIQAQTANSGIVGQAITYEKIPTQIYANAKDASAAVAKEIADLIRSKQKEGKPCVLGLATGSSPKTVYAQLIKMHREEGLSFKNVISFNLDEYYPMQPDSIHSYVRFMREQLFDHVDIPQENYFIPDGTVPPTMIADFAHRYDNKINAMGGIDFQLLGIGGNGHIGFNEPGSLINSRTRLMTLDHSTRAAAAMEFGGLHQVPKKAITMGVASIINAKRVVLLAWGERKAPMIKAAVEGPVTELVPASYLQAHPNVAFFVDERAANDLTRVKTPWLVDTVEWDNSMIKKAVTHLSFTLQKPILKLTTKDYNDNGMSDMLAAHGSAYDININVFNQLQHTITGWPGGKPNADDTHRPERALPAKKRVIIFSPHPDDDIISMGGTFQRLVDQGHEVHVAYQTSGNIAVADDEAFRFIDFVVDYNHKFGIESQAAMQIFNDAKAFLKQKKDSEIDTSEVRYVKGLIRRGEAKATCRFVGTEHFHFLDMPFYETGTIQKKGISEADVKIIADLIEEVKPHQIYAAGDFADPHGTHKVCWDAIEAALKQLKHKNFMKDCWVWLYRGAWAEWDIHEIEMAVPMSPDQVVKKRYGIFKHQSQKDGVVFQGEDSREFWQRAEERNSGTALLYDQLGLAEYEAMEAFVRWHF, from the coding sequence ATGATTACTGAACCTTTAATGATTCAAGCCCAAACCGCCAACAGCGGTATTGTAGGTCAAGCCATTACCTACGAAAAGATTCCAACGCAGATATACGCTAATGCCAAAGACGCATCTGCGGCGGTGGCAAAAGAGATTGCTGATTTGATTCGCAGCAAGCAAAAAGAAGGGAAACCCTGCGTGTTAGGACTGGCAACGGGCTCGTCGCCCAAAACGGTTTATGCGCAGCTCATCAAAATGCACCGGGAAGAAGGGCTAAGTTTTAAGAACGTAATTTCGTTCAACTTAGACGAGTATTATCCCATGCAGCCGGATTCCATTCACAGTTATGTTCGCTTCATGCGAGAGCAACTTTTTGACCACGTGGATATTCCGCAGGAGAATTATTTCATCCCCGATGGCACCGTTCCACCAACCATGATTGCTGATTTTGCCCATCGCTATGACAACAAAATCAACGCCATGGGAGGTATTGATTTTCAGTTGCTTGGGATTGGAGGAAATGGGCACATCGGTTTTAACGAACCGGGTTCATTAATCAATTCCCGCACCCGTTTGATGACGCTCGACCACTCGACTCGTGCGGCAGCGGCCATGGAATTCGGTGGATTGCACCAAGTGCCCAAAAAGGCCATTACCATGGGGGTCGCCTCCATTATCAATGCCAAAAGAGTGGTATTGTTGGCATGGGGTGAGCGCAAAGCACCTATGATTAAGGCCGCAGTCGAAGGCCCAGTAACGGAATTGGTACCCGCTTCATATTTGCAGGCCCATCCTAATGTGGCCTTCTTTGTGGACGAAAGAGCGGCCAATGACCTGACACGTGTAAAAACGCCGTGGTTGGTTGATACCGTAGAGTGGGATAACTCAATGATCAAGAAGGCCGTAACTCACTTGTCATTTACGCTACAAAAGCCTATCCTTAAGCTCACTACCAAAGATTACAACGACAACGGGATGAGCGATATGCTGGCCGCTCATGGTTCTGCCTATGATATTAACATTAACGTTTTCAACCAATTACAACATACCATTACGGGATGGCCGGGTGGCAAACCCAATGCCGATGATACCCACCGTCCTGAACGGGCACTTCCTGCCAAAAAACGGGTTATTATTTTCAGCCCGCACCCTGACGATGATATTATTTCGATGGGAGGTACTTTTCAGCGATTGGTTGATCAGGGTCATGAAGTGCACGTAGCCTACCAAACCTCGGGAAATATTGCCGTAGCCGATGATGAGGCGTTTCGTTTCATTGATTTTGTGGTAGATTACAACCACAAATTTGGAATTGAAAGTCAGGCAGCGATGCAGATATTTAACGATGCCAAGGCCTTTTTGAAGCAGAAAAAAGACAGCGAAATTGACACCTCCGAAGTTCGATACGTAAAAGGATTGATTCGTCGTGGAGAAGCCAAAGCTACCTGCCGTTTTGTAGGAACCGAACATTTTCATTTCCTTGACATGCCGTTCTACGAAACAGGAACGATTCAGAAAAAAGGCATTAGTGAAGCCGATGTCAAAATTATTGCCGATTTGATTGAAGAAGTAAAACCGCACCAAATCTATGCAGCTGGCGATTTTGCCGACCCGCATGGTACGCATAAAGTGTGTTGGGATGCCATCGAGGCGGCGTTGAAGCAGCTCAAGCACAAAAACTTTATGAAAGACTGCTGGGTATGGCTGTATCGCGGTGCCTGGGCGGAGTGGGATATTCACGAAATCGAAATGGCGGTTCCGATGAGCCCTGATCAGGTTGTCAAAAAACGCTACGGAATTTTCAAACACCAATCGCAGAAAGACGGCGTGGTGTTTCAGGGAGAAGACTCTCGTGAATTTTGGCAGCGTGCCGAAGAGCGCAACAGCGGTACGGCGCTTCTCTATGACCAACTGGGCTTAGCGGAGTATGAAGCCATGGAAGCATTTGTGCGCTGGCATTTTTAG